The stretch of DNA TGTCCGGCATTGCAGTAGGTGAGCTTCTGCGATTTACCGTCATAAATCCCCAGGAAAATCGTCGCGTACTTCTCCAAGGGAGTACTCCGGTAGACCTGCCGGTTCAACATGGTGCAAAGCAGCGAAGGCGAAATTTCGGCTGCACCTTCCTGCTCTATTCGCGAAAGTGAATACGACCCGCCGTGCCCCACTCCAGCAGTCGCCATCATCGGAACCCGTTCCAGACTGTAGGCTCGAACCGCGGAATGGATTGTCGCCATGAGCAGTGCAGCCGAAATTCCCTTTCCGCTGATATCACCTACGGCCAGTGCGAGGTGATCCGGACCAAGGGGTACGAAGTCGTAGTAGTCGCCACTCACGCTTCGTGCAGGCTCACAGAACCCGTACAGTTCCAGCGATTCGACGTCGAAGACGCCCTTCGGGAACAGTTGCGCCTGGACTTCCTGCGCGATGGATAACTCGTTCTCCAGCCTTTGCTTCTCTTTCTGCTCAATCAGCAGACGCCGAATGTTCTCAGTCATGCTGTTGAACGAAGTCTCCAGCGAGGCCAACTGGTCATTCGTCGTCACGTGGATGCGATGTGAAAAGTCACCGCGGTTCACGTGCTGGGTGGCGCGGTAGAGTTTGTAAACCGATGCCGTGATCGTCCGCGTCAGCCTTACTCCGATAATCAGCGCAATCAACTCGATAATCCCGAAGAAGATCGCCACGGCCGCCAGCACGTAAAGCACGGCATTCACGAACTGTCCCACGGTACGGAATAGGCGTTCGTACATCAAAGAGGGCCGTGTCCGCACGACCATCAGAACGGTGGCTTGATTCGCGCTGTCCCACTCCAGGGCCGACACGGTGGAAAGAAATGTCACTTCGCGATCGAAGCGGTTTTTCGGCGGTGTGAGCGGAGCCGCGCTCTGAATCGCCCGCGACCGGTTACCTGCCTGCTGATCCAAATCGAGAATCTCATTTGAGCCGGAGGAGATACGCAGGCCCTGGCGAGGAGTTCCCTGCCCATTCGCCTGGGTTCGGCTGAAAGGCTCCAGCGAGATCACGCCGATTCGCTCAGCCACCTTCGCCATCAGTTCGGTATCGAGCGGAACACTCGAAATTACGGTCAAGTTCTCGCCTCCGACATCGAGTTGGCGCGCCGACCGCAGTGAGAGCCCTGATTCGTCCAACGAGAGCGAAGAGATTCCTTTGTCGATCGACTTGGGAATCGGTACTGGCACCGGTTTTTGTCGCGACGGCCGTTCGAGTGCCGATGCCAGAACGTAGACATTGTCCTTGTACCAGGCAGTGACCATCCGATTGGGAAAGGCCTCTTCGCGCGCACTGGCGTTTTGCAGGATGTCGGGCGTAATCGGCTTTCCCTTACGCAGCGAGGTCGCGATCTCGGATGCTAGCCGCTGGTTGACCGCATCAATCCTGCGAATTTCCGTTTGCAGGTCCGAAGTAGCCACGTATGTGGCGAACTGACCCACAAACAGATAGGTGATCAGCAACCCCATGCCGATGAGCAGGGCGACCGGTATGACCCCAATGAAGACGTAGGTCACAATCAGCCGGTTTCTCACGGCCCACATCAGGCGAGTGCGGAACCATCGCATCCCTACGTACAACCATAGGAAGAACGACGTATACCCCAGTACGGTAATCCAGCCATCTACGGATCCGGATCCCGGGCCGCGCAACTTCACGGCGATCCACTGGAACAGGATCAGGAACAGGACAATACCGAGCAGGTACAGTGCGATCCGCGCCAGCAGGCTGGTGGGCTCCAGCCCATGCTTGTGTAGAAACCTGCGTAGTTGTCGCCAGCGTGATCGCATGCAGGAAGTCCCGATGATTATAGACGTGAGAAACAGCGGATTGGCCGCAAAGATGCACCCCGCTCGACCGGAGTGCACATGGCTTCCTTACTGTTTATTACGAACCGGACTTTGTTGCGGTTCCTCATATCTCCGGATACAAATCAAAGAAAGCCTCAACACTGGTCTGCAACTGAGACTCTATCGAGCGCTTGCTTCCTTCCAAAACGTGCATCGTAACGCGGGCCTCGCGACCATTCTTCAGTTTGACAATCGCTTCGCCCACCTCTTCGATTTCCTCGGCGGGGAGAAGCCTCATTCCGTATACCAGGACCAGATTTGCCATGGCGGGCATTTTACCTGTGTATGCGTGTAAAATCTCCCGGTGCTACTACGCCTTAACCC from Terriglobales bacterium encodes:
- a CDS encoding SpoIIE family protein phosphatase codes for the protein MRSRWRQLRRFLHKHGLEPTSLLARIALYLLGIVLFLILFQWIAVKLRGPGSGSVDGWITVLGYTSFFLWLYVGMRWFRTRLMWAVRNRLIVTYVFIGVIPVALLIGMGLLITYLFVGQFATYVATSDLQTEIRRIDAVNQRLASEIATSLRKGKPITPDILQNASAREEAFPNRMVTAWYKDNVYVLASALERPSRQKPVPVPIPKSIDKGISSLSLDESGLSLRSARQLDVGGENLTVISSVPLDTELMAKVAERIGVISLEPFSRTQANGQGTPRQGLRISSGSNEILDLDQQAGNRSRAIQSAAPLTPPKNRFDREVTFLSTVSALEWDSANQATVLMVVRTRPSLMYERLFRTVGQFVNAVLYVLAAVAIFFGIIELIALIIGVRLTRTITASVYKLYRATQHVNRGDFSHRIHVTTNDQLASLETSFNSMTENIRRLLIEQKEKQRLENELSIAQEVQAQLFPKGVFDVESLELYGFCEPARSVSGDYYDFVPLGPDHLALAVGDISGKGISAALLMATIHSAVRAYSLERVPMMATAGVGHGGSYSLSRIEQEGAAEISPSLLCTMLNRQVYRSTPLEKYATIFLGIYDGKSQKLTYCNAGHLPPLILSEDGSLRRLDQGGSVIGLLEGLTFEEAEVTLRPGEIFIAYSDGLSEPENEFGEFGEERLIQLVRENQHLPLQRISDLVVAAVKDWIGGVEQPDDITLVLARLR